One genomic region from Cucumis melo cultivar AY chromosome 9, USDA_Cmelo_AY_1.0, whole genome shotgun sequence encodes:
- the LOC103504599 gene encoding uncharacterized protein LOC103504599 gives MASLLKFKLLPTHYCGVAQSPTLSPRTSPLVHLRRRKTTLRMLLTRNSGRRSPRRPRALPENKKRDDHKGLSRSNTLKDLFVSSPPYVGTDCDVHETAVTAPTQNATPVCEKEKEEGRVGSPGWNPGSPRPGWTGFRYKYLLRKTWRPVLVGIPE, from the coding sequence ATGGCGTCGCTTCTCAAATTCAAGCTCCTCCCGACGCACTACTGCGGCGTTGCTCAGAGTCCCACTTTAAGCCCTAGGACCAGTCCTCTCGTTCACCTCCGCCGCCGGAAAACCACTCTTCGGATGCTTCTCACTCGGAATTCCGGCCGTCGGTCTCCTCGCCGCCCCCGCGCCTTACCGGAGAATAAGAAGAGAGACGACCATAAGGGTTTGTCGCGGAGTAACACGTTGAAGGATTTGTTCGTTTCGTCTCCACCGTATGTTGGGACTGACTGTGATGTTCACGAGACGGCGGTCACGGCTCCAACCCAGAACGCAACTCCAGTTTgtgagaaggagaaggaggagGGTCGCGTTGGATCGCCCGGTTGGAATCCCGGTTCTCCTAGACCGGGTTGGACCGGTTTCCGATATAAATACTTGCTTCGGAAAACTTGGCGGCCGGTGCTCGTCGGAATCCCCGAGTAA
- the LOC103504600 gene encoding nicotinamide adenine dinucleotide transporter 1, chloroplastic isoform X1 translates to MSGGAGGTSRSTRDLICNAGAGAAAGSIAATFVCPLDVIKTRLQVHGLPSGQRGGSIIVTSLQGIMRSEGFRGLYRGLSPTIVALLPNWAVYFTVYEHLKGLLHSDGDVGHQLSFGANMVAAAGAGASTAIATNPLWVVKTRLQHFWFQQTQGMRPGVVPYTGMVSAFTRIVHEEGFRGLYSGIIPSLVGISHVAIQFPAYERLKSYIAKRDNTTVDKLSPGHLAIASSLSKVTASVMTYPHEVVRSRLQEQGQARNIAPQYSGVMDCIKKVFRKEGVPGFYRGCATNLLRTTPSAVITFTSYEMIHRFLLRVITSGEDKYSETHPKSDSNSHVKPQKANIDDANKGSDSDIQQSQSQPSKQTSFPLGNKERLTSRH, encoded by the exons ATGAGTGGCGGTGCTGGTGGCACTTCTCGAAGCACTAGGGATTTGATCTGCAACGCCGGTGCTGGTGCTGCTGCAg GTTCTATAGCAGCCACGTTCGTCTGCCCTTTAGATGTCATCAAGACGAGGCTGCAAGTGCATGGTCTTCCTTCTGGTCAAAGAGGAG GTAGCATTATTGTCACTAGCCTACAAGGCATAATGCGTTCTGAAGGTTTCAGGGGATTGTATCGTGGCCTTTCTCCAACAATAGTAGCACTTCTTCCAAACTGGGCT GTCTACTTCACAGTTTATGAGCATCTAAAAGGCCTACTTCATTCAGATG GGGACGTTGGTCATCAACTCTCATTTGGGGCAAATATGGTTGCTGCTGCTGGGGCTGGGGCATCTACTGCCATTGCAACAAATCCTTTGTGGGTTGTTAAGACCCGACTGCAA CATTTTTGGTTTCAACAGACACAGGGAATGAGGCCTGGTGTGGTTCCTTACACAGGCATGGTTTCAGCATTTACCAGGATCGTACATGAAGAAGGATTTCGCGGGCTTTACAG TGGTATCATCCCTTCATTGGTTGGGATAAGTCATGTTGCAATTCAATTTCCCGCATACGAAAGGCTCAAATCATATATCGCAAAAAGAG ATAACACAACCGTTGACAAACTAAGTCCAGGACATTTAGCTATTGCCTCCTCGTTGTCAAAAGTTACGGCCTCGGTAATGACTTACCCACATGAGGTAG TTCGTTCCCGGCTACAAGAGCAAGGCCAAGCCAGAAACATTGCTCCTCAATACTCAGGAGTAATGGACTGTATCAAAAAGGTTTTTCGAAAGGAAGGCGTCCCAGGTTTCTATAGAGGTTGTGCGACGAATCTGTTGCGAACAACTCCATCTGCTGTAATAACTTTCACCAGCTATGAAATGATACATCGGTTCCTACTGCGAGTTATAACTTCTGGCGAGGATAAGTATTCAGAAACCCATCCAAAGTCCGATAGCAATAGTCATGTGAAGCCCCAAAAGGCGAACATAGACGATGCAAACAAAGGTAGTGATTCCGATATACAACAATCACAATCCCAACCAAGTAAGCAAACTAGTTTTCCTCTGGGGAATAAAGAACGCTTAACATCTAGACATTGA
- the LOC103504600 gene encoding nicotinamide adenine dinucleotide transporter 1, chloroplastic isoform X2: MSGGAGGTSRSTRDLICNAGAGAAAGSIAATFVCPLDVIKTRLQVHGLPSGQRGGSIIVTSLQGIMRSEGFRGLYRGLSPTIVALLPNWAVYFTVYEHLKGLLHSDGDVGHQLSFGANMVAAAGAGASTAIATNPLWVVKTRLQTQGMRPGVVPYTGMVSAFTRIVHEEGFRGLYSGIIPSLVGISHVAIQFPAYERLKSYIAKRDNTTVDKLSPGHLAIASSLSKVTASVMTYPHEVVRSRLQEQGQARNIAPQYSGVMDCIKKVFRKEGVPGFYRGCATNLLRTTPSAVITFTSYEMIHRFLLRVITSGEDKYSETHPKSDSNSHVKPQKANIDDANKGSDSDIQQSQSQPSKQTSFPLGNKERLTSRH; encoded by the exons ATGAGTGGCGGTGCTGGTGGCACTTCTCGAAGCACTAGGGATTTGATCTGCAACGCCGGTGCTGGTGCTGCTGCAg GTTCTATAGCAGCCACGTTCGTCTGCCCTTTAGATGTCATCAAGACGAGGCTGCAAGTGCATGGTCTTCCTTCTGGTCAAAGAGGAG GTAGCATTATTGTCACTAGCCTACAAGGCATAATGCGTTCTGAAGGTTTCAGGGGATTGTATCGTGGCCTTTCTCCAACAATAGTAGCACTTCTTCCAAACTGGGCT GTCTACTTCACAGTTTATGAGCATCTAAAAGGCCTACTTCATTCAGATG GGGACGTTGGTCATCAACTCTCATTTGGGGCAAATATGGTTGCTGCTGCTGGGGCTGGGGCATCTACTGCCATTGCAACAAATCCTTTGTGGGTTGTTAAGACCCGACTGCAA ACACAGGGAATGAGGCCTGGTGTGGTTCCTTACACAGGCATGGTTTCAGCATTTACCAGGATCGTACATGAAGAAGGATTTCGCGGGCTTTACAG TGGTATCATCCCTTCATTGGTTGGGATAAGTCATGTTGCAATTCAATTTCCCGCATACGAAAGGCTCAAATCATATATCGCAAAAAGAG ATAACACAACCGTTGACAAACTAAGTCCAGGACATTTAGCTATTGCCTCCTCGTTGTCAAAAGTTACGGCCTCGGTAATGACTTACCCACATGAGGTAG TTCGTTCCCGGCTACAAGAGCAAGGCCAAGCCAGAAACATTGCTCCTCAATACTCAGGAGTAATGGACTGTATCAAAAAGGTTTTTCGAAAGGAAGGCGTCCCAGGTTTCTATAGAGGTTGTGCGACGAATCTGTTGCGAACAACTCCATCTGCTGTAATAACTTTCACCAGCTATGAAATGATACATCGGTTCCTACTGCGAGTTATAACTTCTGGCGAGGATAAGTATTCAGAAACCCATCCAAAGTCCGATAGCAATAGTCATGTGAAGCCCCAAAAGGCGAACATAGACGATGCAAACAAAGGTAGTGATTCCGATATACAACAATCACAATCCCAACCAAGTAAGCAAACTAGTTTTCCTCTGGGGAATAAAGAACGCTTAACATCTAGACATTGA
- the LOC103504600 gene encoding nicotinamide adenine dinucleotide transporter 1, chloroplastic isoform X3, translated as MSGGAGGTSRSTRDLICNAGAGAAAGSIAATFVCPLDVIKTRLQVHGLPSGQRGGSIIVTSLQGIMRSEGFRGLYRGLSPTIVALLPNWAVYFTVYEHLKGLLHSDGDVGHQLSFGANMVAAAGAGASTAIATNPLWVVKTRLQTQGMRPGVVPYTGMVSAFTRIVHEEGFRGLYSGIIPSLVGISHVAIQFPAYERLKSYIAKRDNTTVDKLSPGHLAIASSLSKVTASVMTYPHEVVRSRLQEQGQARNIAPQYSGVMDCIKKVFRKEGVPGFYRGCATNLLRTTPSAVITFTSYEMIHRFLLRVITSGEDKYSETHPKSDSNSHVKPQKANIDDANKGSDSDIQQSQSQPSKQTSFPLGNKERLTSRH; from the exons ATGAGTGGCGGTGCTGGTGGCACTTCTCGAAGCACTAGGGATTTGATCTGCAACGCCGGTGCTGGTGCTGCTGCAg GTTCTATAGCAGCCACGTTCGTCTGCCCTTTAGATGTCATCAAGACGAGGCTGCAAGTGCATGGTCTTCCTTCTGGTCAAAGAGGAG GTAGCATTATTGTCACTAGCCTACAAGGCATAATGCGTTCTGAAGGTTTCAGGGGATTGTATCGTGGCCTTTCTCCAACAATAGTAGCACTTCTTCCAAACTGGGCT GTCTACTTCACAGTTTATGAGCATCTAAAAGGCCTACTTCATTCAGATG GGGACGTTGGTCATCAACTCTCATTTGGGGCAAATATGGTTGCTGCTGCTGGGGCTGGGGCATCTACTGCCATTGCAACAAATCCTTTGTGGGTTGTTAAGACCCGACTGCAA ACACAGGGAATGAGGCCTGGTGTGGTTCCTTACACAGGCATGGTTTCAGCATTTACCAGGATCGTACATGAAGAAGGATTTCGCGGGCTTTACAG TGGTATCATCCCTTCATTGGTTGGGATAAGTCATGTTGCAATTCAATTTCCCGCATACGAAAGGCTCAAATCATATATCGCAAAAAGAG ATAACACAACCGTTGACAAACTAAGTCCAGGACATTTAGCTATTGCCTCCTCGTTGTCAAAAGTTACGGCCTCGGTAATGACTTACCCACATGAG GTAGTTCGTTCCCGGCTACAAGAGCAAGGCCAAGCCAGAAACATTGCTCCTCAATACTCAGGAGTAATGGACTGTATCAAAAAGGTTTTTCGAAAGGAAGGCGTCCCAGGTTTCTATAGAGGTTGTGCGACGAATCTGTTGCGAACAACTCCATCTGCTGTAATAACTTTCACCAGCTATGAAATGATACATCGGTTCCTACTGCGAGTTATAACTTCTGGCGAGGATAAGTATTCAGAAACCCATCCAAAGTCCGATAGCAATAGTCATGTGAAGCCCCAAAAGGCGAACATAGACGATGCAAACAAAGGTAGTGATTCCGATATACAACAATCACAATCCCAACCAAGTAAGCAAACTAGTTTTCCTCTGGGGAATAAAGAACGCTTAACATCTAGACATTGA
- the LOC103504601 gene encoding glycosyltransferase BC10-like: MKSQFQSPKLIHIHLTFFNVVPYILLFTVGISAGVFLTFYLSNFSISLNLTQIPSSDFFPVTGGRVGLEEFLKPPEVMHDMDDEELLWRASMTAGIKKFPFQRVPKIAFMFLTKGPVYLAPLWEEFFKGNERLYSVYVHSDPSYNHSSPESPVFHGRRIPSKKVGWGKVNMIEAERRLISNALLDISNERFVLLSESCIPLFNFSTVYSFLINSTMKSFIMSYDEPGNVGRGRYRNKMFPPISLKQWRKGSQWFEMDRDTAVAVVSDKKYFPVFQNYCKGQCYSDEHYLPTLVNVLGWDRNANRSLTWVDWSKGGPHPARFSRSDIHVELIQRLRNQTGECRKSKMEGTGVCFLFARKFAPNTLERLMKIAPKAMYFGR; this comes from the exons ATGAAGAGTCAATTTCAGAGCCCGAAGCTAATCCATATCCATCTCACCTTCTTCAACGTCGTCCCTTACATCCTCCTCTTCACCGTCGGAATCAGCGCCGGAGTTTTCCTCACTTTCTACCTCTCCAATTTCTCCATCAGCTTAAACCTCACCCAGATTCCCTCTTCGGATTTTTTCCCGGTAACCGGCGGTCGAGTGGGTTTGGAAGAGTTTTTGAAGCCGCCGGAAGTAATGCACGACATGGATGACGAGGAGCTTCTCTGGAGGGCTTCAATGACGGCCGGAATTAAGAAATTTCCTTTCCAGCGGGTTCCGAAGATCGCGTTCATGTTTTTAACGAAAGGGCCGGTGTATTTAGCTCCACTTTGGGAAGAATTCTTTAAAGGAAATGAAAGACTTTACTCTGTTTATGTTCATTCTGATCCTTCTTATAATCATTCTTCTCCTGAGTCCCCTGTTTTCCATGGCCGGAGAATCCCCAGCAAG AAAGTTGGATGGGGAAAAGTAAACATGATCGAAGCAGAGCGACGGCTAATTTCAAACGCACTTCTTGATATTTCAAACGAGCGATTTGTTCTTCTCTCCGAATCATGTATTCCTCTGTTTAACTTCTCCACAGTCTACTCTTTTCTCATCAATTCCACCATGAAAAGCTTCATCATGAGTTACGACGAACCCGGCAACGTCGGCCGTGGTCGATACCGGAACAAAATGTTCCCACCCATTTCTCTAAAACAATGGCGGAAAGGCTCGCAGTGGTTCGAGATGGACCGAGACACCGCCGTCGCTGTAGTCTCCGATAAGAAGTACTTCCCTGTTTTTCAGAATTACTGTAAAGGCCAATGTTATTCCGACGAACATTATTTGCCAACTTTGGTTAACGTTTTGGGGTGGGATCGGAATGCTAATCGGAGTTTGACTTGGGTTGACTGGTCAAAGGGCGGGCCACATCCGGCGAGATTCTCGCGGTCGGATATACACGTGGAGCTAATTCAGAGATTGAGGAATCAAACCGGAGAGTGTAGGAAAAGTAAAATGGAAGGGACAGGTGTCTGCTTCTTATTCGCTAGAAAGTTTGCTCCAAATACTTTGGAAAGGCTTATGAAAATTGCACCAAAGGCCATGTACTTTGGGAGATAG